GATGACGTTCTTCATCGTCTCCCGCCTCTCCGAGGAGGCGGTGATGTCGAGGAATACGATCTCGTCGGCCCCCTCCTCGTAGTACCTGGTGGCGAGCTCCCAGGGGACCCCGGCGTACCTGATCTCCTTGAACTCGATCCCCTTCACCACCCTCCCCTGGGGGACGGCGAGGTCGCAGTCGAGGCAGGGTATTATCCTCTTCGCTAACATCGGGCGAGCCTCCCGAAGTTCCTGAGGATGGATAGCCCCTTCTCCCCCGACTTCTCGGGGTGGAACTGGACGGCGAAGAGGCTCTCCACCGATATCGCCGCGGCGATCTTTTGGCCGTAGTCGCAGGTGGCGGCCACCACCCTCCCGTCCCCGGGAACGCAGTGGTAGGAGTGGACGAAGTAGAAGAAGTCGTCGTCGGAGATCCCATCCAGGATCTCCACCTCCCTCTTTATCGAGAGGGTGTTCCACCCCATCTGGGGGACGAGGACCGAGGCCGGGAGGCGGACGACCTCGCCATCGATCCATCCGAGCCCCTCCTCGGGGCTCTCCTCGCTCCTCTCGAAGAGGACCTGCATCCCGACGCAGATTCCGAGGATCGGCCTCCCCTCTTCAAGGGCCTCCCGGAGGGCAGGCTCGAAGCGAGAGAGCTGCCTCATGCACCTCCCGAAGGACCCCACCCCGGGGACGACGATCCCATCGAACCCCGCCAGCTCCTCCGGCTCAGTGGCTATCTTCGGCCCCGCCCCGATCCGCTCCAGGGCATTGTAAATGCTGAAGAGGTTTCCGACGCCGTAATCGACTACTCCAATCGTCAAGTCTCGTTCACCCGATGGCGCAGATCAAGATCTAAAGCCTCGCCGGAAGCCCCATAGCGGCCCCCGGCCATATATAACTTTTCGGACGGCCCTATAAATATTAAATTCATTCCGCCCCGCCCCATCCAGGGGCCCTTTTTAGCCTCCCCGCCACCATCTCCCCCGTCGCCCGCTCCGCCTCCGTGATCCGACGGCAGGTCGGGCAGGCCCGGACCCATTCGGGGTTCTGGGATTGGGGGAGGGAAGCCTCGACCCTCCGGAGCATCGGCTCGGTGGCGTAGCGGCGGCCGCAGATCCTGCAGGCGACGAGGTCGAAGGACGCCTCCGGCTCCGGAACCGCCTCATCGAAGGGGACGAGGGAGAGAGCCCTGGCGGGGCAGTGCTCCACGCAGAGGTCGCACTCCTCTCGGCACCTCTTCCAGAGGATCCTCCTCTCCTCCGCCGTCTCCGTCCGGAGGATGTTCTGGCTCGGGCAGACGTTGGAGCAGGAGAGGCAGCCGATGCAGAGGCGGAGATCGATCCGGATCATCTCCGGCCCCCCGTGGCGACGGCCCGAGCCGCCCGGGACCGGGCCCGGTGGGAGAGGAGATCGAAGTCGGTGGTGAGGGCGTTGGCGGGACAGGTGGTGACGCAGGTCGGCTCGGCCCGCCCCTCGCATAGGTCGCACTTGTGGGCGATCTTCTCGGTCCAGACCACCCCAAAGGGGCAGGCCAGGCTGCACAATCCGCATCCTGTGCACTTCTCCACGTCGAAGGCCGTCCGGCTCCCCTCCTTGTGGAGGGCTCCGGAGAAGCAGGCTGCAGCACAGGAGGCCTCCTCGCAGTGGTGGCAGAGTATGGGGACGGAGGCGGAGTCTCCGACGAAGTGGACGTGGACGTGCCCCCGGCCTCCGTGGACCCGCTCGCAGGCCACCTCGCAGGAGCGGCATCCTATACATCTCCTTATGTCTACGTAAACTGCCATTCAATCCCTCCGAACTATCCTGCAGGCGGAGACCTTGAACTCCGGGATCCTCGCCTCGGGGTCGGTGGCCTCCGAGGTGAGGCGGTTCGTCCCGGGGAAGTGGAAGGGCATGAAGACCACCCCCCGCTTCACCCGGTCCGTCAGGCGGGCTAGGGCCTCGGCCCCTCCCCGGGGAGTCTCCACCAGGACCGGGTCCCCCCCGGCGATCCGGAGGGGAAAAGCGTCGGCGGGGTTGATCTCCACGAATAGGTCCGGCTCGCGACGGAGGAGGGAGGGGCTCCTCCGGGTCATCGACCCGGCGTTGTGGTGGACGGCCACCCTTCCTGTGGTGAGGAGGAGGGGGTACTCCCGCCCCGGTCCCTCTGCCGCCGGCCGGTATCGGACGGGGACGATGGAGGCGCGGCCGTCGGCGAGCTTGAAGCCGGCGGAGTGGAGGATCGGGGTTCCGGGGTGGTGGGGGTCGGGGCAGGGCCAGATGAGCCCCCCCTCACCGAGCCTCTCCCGGGTTATGCCGGCGTACTGGGGTACGGTCCGGTTGATCTCCGCCAATACTGAGGCGGCGTCCGGAGAGCCGAGGTCGATGCCCAGAGACCTGCCGACGGCGGCTATGATCTCCAGGTCCGAAAGGGCCTCCCCCGGAGGATCTACGGCCTTCGAGCTCCACTGGACCCGCCGCTCGGTGTTGGTGAAGCTCCCCTCCTTCTCGGCCCAGACCGCCCCCGGAAGGACGACGTCGGCGAGCCTGGCCGTCGCCGTCATGAATATGTCCTGGACCACCAGAAGATCGAGATCTTCGAGGGCCTGGTGGACCTTCTGGCTGCAGGGATCGGAGTTGGCCGGATCCTCCCCGAGGATGTACATCGCCCTGATATCCCCGGAGGCGGCGGCGCAGATCATCTCCGTCGCAGTGAGGCCGGGGCCCTTCGGCAGAGCCGGGACCCCCCAGGCGGAGGAGAAGCGCCGGATCGTCTCGGGGTCGTCGGACCTCCCGTAGCCGGGATAGAACTCCGCGAGGGCCCCCATGTCGCAGGCTCCCTGGACGTTGTTCTGGCCCCGCAGCGGCATCACCCCCGTCCCGGGCCGCCCCAGGTGGCCAGTGATGAGGGCGAGGTTGGAGATGGCCTGGACGTTATCCGTCCCCGTGCTGTGCTGGGTGATCCCCATGGAGTAGAGGATCGAAGAAGCGGGGGACGAAGCGTAGGCCCTCGCCGCCCGGACGATATCGTCGGGGGGGACGCCCGTGATCTCAGAGATCCTCTCAGGGGAGGAACTCCTGACCGATTCCCTCAAGGCCTCGAAGCCTCTGGTATTCCTGGCGATGTAATCTCCGTCGATGAGCCCTTCCGCTATTATGACGTGGGCCATCCCGGAGAGGAGGGCGACGTCCGTCCCCGGCGTCAGCTGGAGGAAGAGGTCCGCCATCCAGGTGGTGGGGGTCTCCCTCGGATCGGCGACGATCACCACAGCGCCGTCTTCGTGGGCCCGGTGGACCCAGCGGGCTATGACGGGATGGTTCTCCGCCAGGTTCGACCCGATGATGAATATGCACTTGGAGCTCCCAATGTCGGGGATGGGGTTGGTCATCCCCGCCGCCCCCAGGGTCCGGTTCAGACCCACCACCGAGGGGGCGTGGCAGAGCCGGGCGCAGTTGTCGACGTGAGGCGTCCCCAGTAGGCGGGCGAGCTTCTGGAGGAGGTAGTTCTCCTCGTTGGTGCATTTGGAGGAGGCGAGGAAGGCGACACCACCGGGGCCGTCCCTCCTGATGACGTCGCCGAGCCCCCGGGCGATGAGGCCGAGGGCCTCCTCCCAGGAGATCCTGACGAAACCCTCCCCCCTCCTCCTCAGGGGGGTGGTGAGCCGATCCTGATGGCGGAGGAACTCCAGGGCCGCATTCCCCTTGGAGCAGAGGGCCCCCTCGCTGACGGGATGGCCCGGCATGTACTCCATCCCGACGGCTTTGCCCCGCTCCACCGAAACGAAAAATCCGCAGCCTGCACCGCAATAGGGGCAGACCGTTGGAACAAGCACCTTGGTCATCTCGATCCTCGAAGCAGTCGATTTACATCCGACATTACTATGCAACGTTCAGTAAGCATAGAGGTTCCCGTAGGGCCTCCTCGACCTGGGGGTGAGCCTGACGAACCCCGAGGCCAGTATCTCCTCTTTGGTCACCTCCGTCTCGGGGAAGCGCTCCAGGAACCGGGTGACGTAATCGGCGAGGACCGCCCTGTCGGCGTCGTCCACCGGCGATATCTCCACCTGGTCTCCGACCTGGGACTCCTCGACGGAGCCCCGGAGGTAGATGACCCCCCCGTGCATCCCGGTCCCTATGAAATGGGCGTCGTGGCTCTCGCCCGCCAGGTCCAGGACGATGACCACCCCCCCGGCCATGTACTCGCCGAGGAAGTCCTGGGACCTCCCGCCTACGACGAGGACGGGCCTCTTCCCCTCGTACTCCTTCATGTGGAGGGCGGCCCGATAGCCGCAGCCGTCCCGGACGTAGATCTCTCCCCCGCGCATCGAGAAGCCGAGGACGTCTCCGGCCCGGCCCCGCACGATCACCTCCCCGGCGTCCATGGTGTTTCCGACCCCGTCCTGGGCGTTCCCGTGGACGGCGATCCGGTGGCCGTAGAGGAAGGCGGCTAGATCGTTTCCAGCCGTCCCGAAGACCTCGATCTCCATCCTCAGCCCCTGGGGGGTGTAGAGGCGGGTCCCGATGTACCGCTGGCCGCAGACGTTCCTGATGCTGACCCTCTTGGCGCCGGAGAGGAGGAGCTCCCTCAGCCGGTCGTTCAGCTCTTTGGTCTTTACATCGGCGGCGTCGATCTGGGCTGCCATCATCTCTTCACCCGCTTGATCCGAATTTATCAAAGGTTCTGATAGTGCTGCTCTGGCCATCTTCATCACTCTCCCGCGCCCTTGATCCCCAGGACGTCCAGCTCCCATTCGTACAGCCCAATTCCCCGGAGGTGGTCTCTGTTACCCCGGAGGCTCTCGAGGGCGTTGATCCCCATCCCCCCCAGCATCTCCCGGATCTCGTGGGACCAGGCGGATATGAGGTTGCTGAGCCTCTCTGAGGCGATCTCCACGTTCAGCCTCCCGGAGAGGCGGGGGTCCTGGGTGCAGATCCCCCAGTTGCACTTTCCGGTGTAGCACTTCTGGCAGAGGGTACAGCCCATGGCGATGAGGGCCGCCGACCCTATGTAGACGGCGTCGGCCCCCAGGGCGATCGCCTTTATGACGTCGGAGCTGCACCGGATCCCGCCGGCGGAGATGATGGAGCACCGGTTCCTGATCCCCTCCTCCCGGAGCCTCCGGTCGAGGGAGGAGATGGCGAGCTCCGTCGGGATCCCCACGTTGTCCCGGATCGCCTTGGGGGCGGCCCCCGTCCCGCCCCGGAGGCCGTCGATGGCGATGATGTCGGCGCCTGCGCGCACAATTCCCGAGGCTATGGCGGCGAAGTTGTGGACCGCCGCGATCTTGACGGAGATCGGCTTCTCGTAGTTGGTCGCCTCCTTGAGGGCGGTGATGAGGGTCGAGAGGTCCTCGATGGAGTAGATGTCGTGGTGGGGGGCGGGGGAGATGGCGTCGGTCCCCTGGGGGATCATCCGGGTCTCGGCGACCGAGAGGGAGACCTTCTCGCCGGGGAGGTGACCCCCGATCCCGGGCTTCGCCCCCTGGCCGACCTTGATCTCCACCGCCTGAGCTATGTTGAGGTACTCGGCGTCGATCCCGAAGCGGCCGCTGGCGACCTGGACGATGGCGCACCGGCCGAACTCCTCCCTCATCTCCCGGGGGAGGCCGCCCTCGCCGGTGTTGAAGTAGGTCTTGGATTTGCAGGCGGCCGTCGCCAGGGATTTGAAGGCGTTGTAGCTGATCGCCCCGTAGGACATCGCCGAGAAGAGGATCGGGGTCTCCACCACCAGGTTGGGGCTGAGCTCCGTCCTGATCTCGACCTCCCCGGAGTCGGCGGAGATGTCCATCATGTCCGGCTTCCTCCCCAGGAAGGTCCGAAGCTCCATCGGCTCCCGCAGGGGGTCCAGGGAGGGGTTGGTCACCTGGGAGGCGTTGAGGACGATGTGGTCCCAGTAGATCCGGAAGGGCTTGTCGCTCCCGCACCCCGTCAGGAGGACCCCCCCCGTCTCCGCCTGCCTCTTGAGGTCCTCGATCTTCTCGCGAGACCAGGAGGCGTTCGGCCGGTAGAACGAAGGCGACGGCCTGACCTCTATCGCGTCCTTGGGGCAGAAGATGACGCACCTCTGGCATCCGGCGCACTTGCGGTCGTCGGAGACGAGGCGGTCGGCTGCCGGGTCGTAGGTGTGGGTCCCGAAGGCGCACTGCCTCTCGCATCCCCTGCACTGGCCGCACTTCTCCTCGTCCCTGATGACCTGGAACTCGGGAAAGACGAAAGATTTCATGGCTGATCCTTTCTCATGCTATAGAGCTCGCCGACGACCGGCTCCCCCCCATTGGGGGTCCAGACCCGGTCGAGGTGGGGCGATATCAGTCTTATAGACGCTTCCTCGCTGGAGATGTAGAACATCTCCCCGCTGGTGGCGGCCGTCAGGGGCCGCAGCCTTATCCGGTCGGTGAG
The sequence above is drawn from the Methanothrix harundinacea 6Ac genome and encodes:
- the hisH gene encoding imidazole glycerol phosphate synthase subunit HisH; translation: MTIGVVDYGVGNLFSIYNALERIGAGPKIATEPEELAGFDGIVVPGVGSFGRCMRQLSRFEPALREALEEGRPILGICVGMQVLFERSEESPEEGLGWIDGEVVRLPASVLVPQMGWNTLSIKREVEILDGISDDDFFYFVHSYHCVPGDGRVVAATCDYGQKIAAAISVESLFAVQFHPEKSGEKGLSILRNFGRLARC
- a CDS encoding 4Fe-4S dicluster domain-containing protein — protein: MIRIDLRLCIGCLSCSNVCPSQNILRTETAEERRILWKRCREECDLCVEHCPARALSLVPFDEAVPEPEASFDLVACRICGRRYATEPMLRRVEASLPQSQNPEWVRACPTCRRITEAERATGEMVAGRLKRAPGWGGAE
- a CDS encoding 4Fe-4S dicluster domain-containing protein, whose amino-acid sequence is MAVYVDIRRCIGCRSCEVACERVHGGRGHVHVHFVGDSASVPILCHHCEEASCAAACFSGALHKEGSRTAFDVEKCTGCGLCSLACPFGVVWTEKIAHKCDLCEGRAEPTCVTTCPANALTTDFDLLSHRARSRAARAVATGGRR
- the fdhF gene encoding formate dehydrogenase subunit alpha produces the protein MTKVLVPTVCPYCGAGCGFFVSVERGKAVGMEYMPGHPVSEGALCSKGNAALEFLRHQDRLTTPLRRRGEGFVRISWEEALGLIARGLGDVIRRDGPGGVAFLASSKCTNEENYLLQKLARLLGTPHVDNCARLCHAPSVVGLNRTLGAAGMTNPIPDIGSSKCIFIIGSNLAENHPVIARWVHRAHEDGAVVIVADPRETPTTWMADLFLQLTPGTDVALLSGMAHVIIAEGLIDGDYIARNTRGFEALRESVRSSSPERISEITGVPPDDIVRAARAYASSPASSILYSMGITQHSTGTDNVQAISNLALITGHLGRPGTGVMPLRGQNNVQGACDMGALAEFYPGYGRSDDPETIRRFSSAWGVPALPKGPGLTATEMICAAASGDIRAMYILGEDPANSDPCSQKVHQALEDLDLLVVQDIFMTATARLADVVLPGAVWAEKEGSFTNTERRVQWSSKAVDPPGEALSDLEIIAAVGRSLGIDLGSPDAASVLAEINRTVPQYAGITRERLGEGGLIWPCPDPHHPGTPILHSAGFKLADGRASIVPVRYRPAAEGPGREYPLLLTTGRVAVHHNAGSMTRRSPSLLRREPDLFVEINPADAFPLRIAGGDPVLVETPRGGAEALARLTDRVKRGVVFMPFHFPGTNRLTSEATDPEARIPEFKVSACRIVRRD
- a CDS encoding GltB/FmdC/FwdC-like GXGXG domain-containing protein, whose amino-acid sequence is MMAAQIDAADVKTKELNDRLRELLLSGAKRVSIRNVCGQRYIGTRLYTPQGLRMEIEVFGTAGNDLAAFLYGHRIAVHGNAQDGVGNTMDAGEVIVRGRAGDVLGFSMRGGEIYVRDGCGYRAALHMKEYEGKRPVLVVGGRSQDFLGEYMAGGVVIVLDLAGESHDAHFIGTGMHGGVIYLRGSVEESQVGDQVEISPVDDADRAVLADYVTRFLERFPETEVTKEEILASGFVRLTPRSRRPYGNLYAY
- a CDS encoding glutamate synthase-related protein, with translation MKSFVFPEFQVIRDEEKCGQCRGCERQCAFGTHTYDPAADRLVSDDRKCAGCQRCVIFCPKDAIEVRPSPSFYRPNASWSREKIEDLKRQAETGGVLLTGCGSDKPFRIYWDHIVLNASQVTNPSLDPLREPMELRTFLGRKPDMMDISADSGEVEIRTELSPNLVVETPILFSAMSYGAISYNAFKSLATAACKSKTYFNTGEGGLPREMREEFGRCAIVQVASGRFGIDAEYLNIAQAVEIKVGQGAKPGIGGHLPGEKVSLSVAETRMIPQGTDAISPAPHHDIYSIEDLSTLITALKEATNYEKPISVKIAAVHNFAAIASGIVRAGADIIAIDGLRGGTGAAPKAIRDNVGIPTELAISSLDRRLREEGIRNRCSIISAGGIRCSSDVIKAIALGADAVYIGSAALIAMGCTLCQKCYTGKCNWGICTQDPRLSGRLNVEIASERLSNLISAWSHEIREMLGGMGINALESLRGNRDHLRGIGLYEWELDVLGIKGAGE